From the genome of Haloferax sp. Atlit-12N:
AACGCGAGTGGGACCTCGGCGGTCACCCGCGACCAGCGCTCGAAACTCGTCGCCTGGTCGAGTGCGACGAGGGAGTCCTCGGACCCACGCGAGACGCCGGCGACGACGAGGTTGCCGACCGGGAGGACGTGCTCGAAACTACTCGTCGTACGAAACGCCCACGTCGACTGCCCGCTTGTGGCGTCGAGGCCGTACAGCGTCACTCCACCGACGACGTACAGGTGGTCGCCGCTGACGGTCGGGCCGGTCTGGAGGAACTCGAAGGGGGCGCGACTGGTGAGGACGCTCGGGGCGTTCTCACGCGGTCGCGTCCAGTCGGGCTGGCCGTCAGCACTCGCGAGCGCTCGCACCGTGTACCGACCGACGGTGTACACCCGGTCGTGCGTCGCCACCAGTCCCGGGGAGACGACAGTCGCGGATTCGACGGGCTGGTGCCACGCCTCGACGAGGCCGTCTTGGGGGCCGGGCTGTGGTTGAAAACTGGTTCGTCGCGGCGTCCGTTTCGCCATCGGCCACTCGCCGGCGGGGACTCGGTGTTCGAGACTGAGCGGCGGGCGGACGGCGTCCGACCCAACCACCGCCCCGAGACTAATCGACGCGGCCCCACCCAGCGTGGCTAGCAGGCCGCGGCGTGAGACGAGCGATTCGGAGGGCATACTCGTCGGTTTTGCGCTCGGGATATAGTGTCTGTCGCTGTTGTTGACATGAATACAGTCATCATGGTGTTCGCCCGGAGTCCGTGCGGTGCTGTTCAGACAGGTGTGGCAGTTGTATGACTGTGATACCGATTCGGTTCTCGTGGCGGTCGCTCAGCCACCCCGGGACTGCGATACCGACCACCTGAGGGAGACCACACTCGTGCTGTCGGTCGTCGAACAAGAGTCAAATTTACAATAACTCCGCCGACGATAGTGGATCCATGGATTCGGCCCTCCGCAGACACCTGCTGTTGATCGAGTTCTACCTGCTCGTCCTGATCGTCATCGGCGTGTTCAGCTACGGGCAGTTGGTCCCGCAATCTGGATACCTTGGCCTTGGACTCATCGGCCTCGTTGGAATACTGTATCTGGCTGTCTACGACTCGACCGGCTGACCCATGCTGAATTTCACGCCCGTCGGGGCGTAGTCAGTCCTCGTCGAGATATGGTTTTTCGATGTGTTGGTCGCCGCCGATAAGTGACGTCAGCCATCGCGTGACGATGTCGAACAACACGACGAGTGGCCTCAGTACACGTTCGACGTACGAGATTGGGCGGGCGACACGGAGACTCCAGGATTCCGCGTGACCGAGGCCGTAGGATTTCGGCACGATTTCCCCGAACACGAGGACGAGCACGCTCACACAGAGTGTTGCAATCACGACGGTGTATCCGGGGGGAACGAACCGTGCAACCAGCAGTGTGACGATGCTGGTGATGGCGATGTTGACGAGATTGTTGCCGACCAACAGTGTGACGAGGAGTCGATGCGGGTTCGCGCGGAGTTGCTGGAGTGTGCGGCTGTCTTTCGTACTGTCTTCGGTCGCGGGCTGCATGTCATCCGGGAGCGAAAAGATCGCTGACTCGCTGCTGGAAAAGAACGCACTCAGCAACAACAAAATCACGACTGCGACGAGTGACGGCCCCAAAATCGAGTATGTATTCATATCACACTCGTTCGCTGGTAGGGGTATGAATATCGGTGGTTGGTTGGCGCGTTCGTGTCCGAGTCGACTGGCCCGACCGAGACCGACCAAGCCTGAGCGCTGTGTGTTCCTGTTTCTGTGTCGGTCAGTGCGGACTCCCGCTCACTAAGGAGTTGACTCCTCCACGCCAGGGGGCGCGAAAGCCGTCACTCACTCAGTGCGGCAGGCAACGTGAGAGACACAACGGTTCCTCGAGGGACGTTTTCGTCGATTGAAATACTGCCGCCTAACTGTGTCATCAGCCAATTGACCATCCACAACCCGGTTCCCCGACCATGCAGGAGGGGTTCTTCAGTACCCATCTCGAGAACCTCTTGTTCCATCTCCGGAATGCCCGGGCCTGTATCTGCGACCTGAATACGAACTCGCTCGTTGTCGACTCGGGAAATGGAAACCTCGACTGTCGGTGACGCGTCGTGAGTATGGACAATTGCGTTCTCTATGAGTTCAGTAAGCGCCATCTCGAGGGATTCTTCGTTTCCCTTCACGCCGACCGCTTGTTTTTCGACGTGAATACTTGCAGTGGGATACTGGTCGGTGAACTTCGAGACGAGTCGATCGACAACTGTCGGGACATCGACGTAGTACCGCACCGGACCACGTTCTAACACACGACTCAGCTGCCGGGCATTTTCAGCCAGCTCAACCAACTGCGTCGCGTTGTCAGCAATCTTCGAAAGCATGCGACGACTATCATCAAGTGGAAACGAAGCCGTTTCAGCGAGGTACGTCTCAAGTGGATCGAGTGCTTCCAGTTCTTCTGCCAGTAACTCTGCGTTCCCAATGACGACGCCAAGTGTATTCCTAATATTGTGCCTGAGAACCCGACTCAACACCATCAACCGTTGGTCACGGATTTTTCGGTCGGTGATATCCTGGATCACGCCCCTGAGAACGGTGGTCTCACCACGTTGTACCCGATCGCCCCTACAGTAGACCCATCGCTCACGTCCTTCGGCAGTAATCAACCGGAGTTCAACACCATACGGTTCGCCGGACGTCAGGCACTGTTGGACCACCTTCTCGATTGTTTGTCTGTCCGCTGGATGGATGAACTTGAAGGCATCCTCTACTGTCGGGTTGTACTCCGGCGAGACATCGTGGATTTGTCTCGTCCCCTGTGTCCACCACAGGTCGTTCGTTTCGGGTATCAGTTCCCACCCACCAATGTCGGATACGAGTTCTGTCTCGGCAAGGTGTTCTGTCGCTCGTCTGAGCTGCTGCGCTGTGTGTTTTTTATCAGTTACGTCTCGCCCAACACCAATCAGACGC
Proteins encoded in this window:
- a CDS encoding PQQ-binding-like beta-propeller repeat protein; the encoded protein is MPSESLVSRRGLLATLGGAASISLGAVVGSDAVRPPLSLEHRVPAGEWPMAKRTPRRTSFQPQPGPQDGLVEAWHQPVESATVVSPGLVATHDRVYTVGRYTVRALASADGQPDWTRPRENAPSVLTSRAPFEFLQTGPTVSGDHLYVVGGVTLYGLDATSGQSTWAFRTTSSFEHVLPVGNLVVAGVSRGSEDSLVALDQATSFERWSRVTAEVPLAFASGTEGHVDAPLLLTGTTAQSNSQQLVGRDPVDGSVYWRTTADAPAFEAFALPAISQGRIYAGGPRLTAFAATDGSVEWQTPIVDRAESISPVTDGERVYGVGGGVAMAVDAATGTRQWSVSVGGVTPFVPPVIAGETLYIPGDDAVIALDTTDGSTRFRHALPESTPDGMASADGNLYVRTHESVRGYVASGEADS
- a CDS encoding DUF21 domain-containing protein — its product is MNTYSILGPSLVAVVILLLLSAFFSSSESAIFSLPDDMQPATEDSTKDSRTLQQLRANPHRLLVTLLVGNNLVNIAITSIVTLLVARFVPPGYTVVIATLCVSVLVLVFGEIVPKSYGLGHAESWSLRVARPISYVERVLRPLVVLFDIVTRWLTSLIGGDQHIEKPYLDED
- a CDS encoding PAS domain-containing sensor histidine kinase; protein product: MTGPGNESSTNYRPGDNSASIMAYALQATETVIWDWDISADAVSLYPPSQTVFEDIADLDDFLSQVHPTDTQRVVHALEVAVEETGHYVTEFRLADDTERWVAAQGEVTYDDGDDPERLIGVGRDVTDKKHTAQQLRRATEHLAETELVSDIGGWELIPETNDLWWTQGTRQIHDVSPEYNPTVEDAFKFIHPADRQTIEKVVQQCLTSGEPYGVELRLITAEGRERWVYCRGDRVQRGETTVLRGVIQDITDRKIRDQRLMVLSRVLRHNIRNTLGVVIGNAELLAEELEALDPLETYLAETASFPLDDSRRMLSKIADNATQLVELAENARQLSRVLERGPVRYYVDVPTVVDRLVSKFTDQYPTASIHVEKQAVGVKGNEESLEMALTELIENAIVHTHDASPTVEVSISRVDNERVRIQVADTGPGIPEMEQEVLEMGTEEPLLHGRGTGLWMVNWLMTQLGGSISIDENVPRGTVVSLTLPAALSE